A region of Paenibacillus sp. JNUCC-31 DNA encodes the following proteins:
- a CDS encoding (2,3-dihydroxybenzoyl)adenylate synthase: MLSGFQAWPEEVAKRYRQEGCWEGITFGKMLRQRADLYGNRVAVISGEQQLTYAELNERVDRLASGLYAKGIRQHDRVIIQLPNITAFIEVCFALFRIGALPVYALPLHRKSEITYFARFSEAVAYVIPDQDGGFDYRTLAEEVQAEVPGLQHVFVAGEAGRFTALEDVYADPIKLPDEPVSSDVAFLQLSGGSTGLSKMIPRTHDDYIYSLRRSVEVCGLSPESVYLAVLPIAHNYPMSSPGFLGTLYAGGTIVLSRGSSPDEAFPLILRHQVTITALVPPLALIWLNSAATRGIKFPSLEVLQVGGAKFSAEVAARVQPVLGCTLQQVFGMAEGLVNYTRLDDPMHVIVNTQGKPMSPYDEVRIVDDEDIEVEQGQSGHLLTRGPYTIRGYYKADEHNVRSFTTEGFYRTGDIASLTADGYLVVEGRAKDQINRGGDKVAAEEVENHLLAHPAVHDAALVSMPDEYLGERSCAFIVPSGEVPAAAEIKSFLRNRGLASYKIPDRIEFVQSFPKTQVGKVSKKALREMITTKQPIS, translated from the coding sequence ATGCTATCAGGATTTCAGGCCTGGCCTGAAGAAGTTGCAAAGCGTTATCGTCAGGAAGGCTGCTGGGAAGGCATTACGTTTGGAAAAATGCTACGCCAGCGCGCGGATCTATATGGCAATCGAGTAGCCGTTATCAGCGGTGAACAACAATTAACTTATGCGGAGCTGAACGAACGGGTGGATCGTCTGGCTTCTGGCTTATATGCAAAGGGAATACGACAGCATGATCGAGTTATTATCCAGCTGCCCAATATCACAGCGTTTATCGAGGTGTGTTTCGCTTTATTCCGCATTGGTGCACTGCCTGTATACGCACTACCTCTGCATCGGAAGAGCGAAATCACGTATTTTGCCCGGTTCTCCGAAGCCGTAGCATACGTCATTCCTGATCAGGACGGAGGGTTTGACTACCGAACACTGGCAGAAGAGGTTCAGGCAGAGGTCCCGGGGCTTCAGCATGTATTCGTGGCGGGAGAAGCGGGGCGATTCACGGCTCTGGAAGATGTCTATGCAGATCCGATTAAATTGCCGGATGAGCCGGTTTCTTCCGACGTTGCTTTTCTACAGTTGTCCGGTGGAAGTACCGGGCTGTCCAAAATGATCCCCCGCACCCATGATGACTACATCTACAGTTTGCGTAGAAGTGTGGAGGTCTGCGGGCTTAGCCCGGAGAGTGTTTATCTGGCCGTGCTGCCTATAGCACATAACTATCCGATGAGCTCACCAGGTTTTCTGGGTACGCTGTACGCGGGTGGAACGATTGTGCTGTCACGGGGATCAAGCCCGGATGAAGCTTTTCCACTCATTCTGCGCCATCAGGTGACTATCACGGCTCTAGTACCACCACTTGCGCTCATATGGTTGAACTCAGCGGCTACAAGGGGGATCAAGTTTCCCTCACTTGAGGTGCTTCAGGTTGGGGGAGCCAAATTCAGCGCCGAGGTAGCTGCGCGTGTCCAACCTGTCCTTGGCTGCACCTTGCAGCAAGTGTTCGGCATGGCAGAAGGACTGGTGAACTACACCCGTCTGGATGACCCGATGCATGTCATCGTTAACACTCAGGGTAAGCCAATGTCTCCGTATGACGAAGTACGAATCGTGGATGACGAGGACATTGAAGTGGAACAGGGACAATCGGGACATTTGCTGACGCGGGGACCATACACGATTCGAGGTTATTACAAGGCAGACGAACATAATGTCAGATCCTTTACCACGGAGGGCTTCTACCGTACGGGGGATATTGCCAGCCTTACGGCTGATGGATATCTCGTTGTGGAAGGACGGGCGAAGGATCAGATTAACCGTGGCGGCGATAAAGTGGCAGCCGAGGAAGTGGAAAATCATCTGCTGGCCCATCCTGCCGTACATGATGCGGCACTTGTATCCATGCCGGATGAATATTTGGGTGAGCGTTCCTGTGCGTTTATCGTGCCGAGTGGTGAGGTTCCGGCTGCTGCCGAGATCAAGTCTTTTCTGCGTAACAGGGGACTGGCCAGCTATAAGATCCCGGATCGGATTGAGTTTGTACAATCTTTTCCCAAGACGCAAGTTGGCAAGGTCAGCAAAAAAGCGTTACGCGAGATGATTACCACCAAACAGCCCATCTCCTGA
- the dhbC gene encoding isochorismate synthase DhbC → MSKAGTVVTASALHLLDQYREGTSFFWSSPQHTLLAQGKRIRWSDVNVTDENNPNSYAAMDISEQKRGEETHLFIDRIEKLMDEARRAGQTKPMVVGAIPFDPLDSSTELFVPETVQWAEPLSPDSRAKVEKRPVALGCKVREEPAGAIFQQSVNNVLVDLNLGNLDKVVLSRTLQITSQSFVDTHQLLRNLFRDNTHGYTFAVPITNLPSLKSNITTDKRANVEVGKETHRTYIGASPELLVTRKGSKVRANPLAGSAARSEDPAEDRRRAEALLASAKDRHEHAVVIESVAEALRPLCKQLSVPAEPSLIQTRTMWHLSTEIHGELADMNTSSLELAFALHPTPAICGTPVQAARETIREQEPFERGLFTGMVGWCDSDGDGEWAVTIRCAEVGGKTLKLFAGAGIVAGSTAEAELAETSAKFRTMLLAMGLNSSVSSMKEA, encoded by the coding sequence ATGTCAAAAGCGGGTACCGTTGTTACAGCTTCCGCCTTACACCTTCTGGATCAATATCGGGAGGGGACGTCCTTTTTCTGGTCTTCGCCGCAACATACCTTGCTGGCTCAAGGGAAACGAATTCGATGGTCTGATGTAAATGTTACAGATGAAAACAACCCAAATTCTTATGCTGCCATGGATATTAGTGAGCAAAAGCGTGGCGAAGAAACGCATCTCTTCATTGATCGAATAGAAAAGCTTATGGATGAGGCCAGACGTGCAGGGCAAACCAAACCCATGGTGGTCGGGGCCATTCCATTTGATCCGCTTGATTCTTCTACTGAGCTATTTGTGCCAGAGACGGTGCAATGGGCTGAACCGCTATCCCCGGACTCCAGAGCAAAGGTGGAAAAACGTCCAGTCGCATTGGGTTGTAAGGTGCGTGAAGAACCTGCCGGAGCTATATTTCAGCAAAGCGTCAACAACGTTTTGGTTGATCTGAACCTAGGGAATCTGGACAAAGTTGTTCTATCCCGTACGCTGCAGATAACTTCACAGAGCTTCGTGGACACGCATCAATTACTCCGTAATTTGTTCAGGGATAACACACATGGGTATACATTTGCCGTTCCGATTACGAATCTCCCTTCTTTAAAAAGTAATATAACAACGGATAAACGTGCCAATGTTGAGGTGGGGAAAGAAACCCATCGGACTTACATCGGGGCAAGTCCCGAATTGCTGGTTACCCGAAAAGGGTCCAAAGTCAGAGCCAATCCACTTGCCGGGTCTGCTGCCCGGAGTGAAGATCCGGCTGAGGACCGCCGCCGCGCAGAAGCGCTACTGGCTTCAGCCAAAGATCGCCATGAACATGCCGTAGTCATTGAGTCTGTCGCGGAAGCACTGCGTCCGCTGTGCAAGCAGCTATCCGTCCCGGCAGAACCTTCCTTGATCCAGACACGGACCATGTGGCATTTATCTACGGAAATTCACGGGGAGCTTGCCGACATGAATACATCGTCCTTGGAACTGGCCTTTGCTCTTCATCCTACACCTGCAATTTGCGGCACGCCTGTCCAGGCCGCCCGGGAAACCATCCGAGAGCAGGAACCGTTCGAACGTGGGCTATTTACCGGCATGGTGGGCTGGTGTGACAGTGACGGTGACGGCGAGTGGGCCGTAACGATCCGATGTGCGGAAGTGGGAGGCAAAACCCTTAAACTATTCGCTGGAGCAGGTATTGTTGCAGGTTCCACAGCAGAAGCGGAGCTGGCAGAGACCTCAGCGAAGTTCAGAACGATGCTGCTTGCCATGGGCTTGAATTCATCTGTGTCCAGTATGAAGGAGGCATGA
- a CDS encoding 2,3-dihydro-2,3-dihydroxybenzoate dehydrogenase has translation MSYTGIDGKVAVVTGAAQGIGEAVARLLAQQGAIIAAVDIREDQLNQLVTDLRNQSHQATACPVDISDHQAVEAVVQLIEETVGPIGILVNAAGVLYTGAVSELRDEEWTKTFDVNTHGVFYMSRAVVRNMAERQSGAIVTVGSNASGVPRMHMSAYAASKAASTIFTKCLALEYASQHIRCNIVSPGSTDTAMQRALWQDEQGAQAVIAGSQEDYRLGIPLNRLALPSDIADSVLFMVSDQARHITMHDLCVDGGATLGA, from the coding sequence GTGAGTTACACAGGGATTGATGGAAAAGTAGCCGTGGTTACCGGCGCTGCGCAAGGCATCGGTGAGGCCGTGGCGAGATTGCTTGCGCAGCAAGGGGCTATAATTGCCGCTGTCGACATACGCGAGGATCAGTTGAATCAGCTGGTCACAGATCTGCGAAATCAGAGCCATCAGGCAACAGCCTGTCCTGTGGATATATCGGATCACCAAGCCGTCGAAGCAGTCGTTCAACTAATTGAAGAAACCGTGGGCCCCATTGGCATTCTGGTGAATGCAGCAGGGGTACTCTACACGGGGGCAGTGAGTGAACTTCGTGATGAGGAATGGACAAAGACCTTTGATGTGAACACGCATGGCGTATTTTACATGTCACGTGCAGTGGTACGAAACATGGCCGAACGTCAATCGGGGGCGATCGTCACAGTTGGTTCAAATGCTTCGGGCGTACCCCGGATGCATATGTCTGCCTACGCAGCGTCCAAAGCGGCTTCGACCATCTTCACCAAATGCCTGGCCCTGGAGTACGCCTCACAGCATATTCGCTGCAATATTGTGTCCCCAGGCTCGACGGATACTGCCATGCAGCGAGCATTATGGCAGGACGAGCAGGGAGCTCAGGCGGTTATCGCTGGTTCCCAAGAGGATTACCGTCTGGGCATACCGCTAAACCGTCTGGCCCTGCCATCGGATATCGCGGATAGTGTGCTGTTTATGGTATCGGATCAGGCCAGACATATTACGATGCATGACTTGTGTGTGGATGGAGGCGCCACGCTGGGTGCCTGA
- a CDS encoding alpha/beta hydrolase — protein MTFQPNQPASDPLKHIERSTIQIPRAEQWTMKSRNGNHAYQIMVFQPAEAPPPSGYPVIYLLDANSVFGTMVEAVRVQGRRPEKTGALPAIVVGIGYPTSGPFSPHRYYDFTPQATTEYTRKSDGTPLPEQGGADEFLQFIEEELKPDIEQQFRIDRSRQAIFGHSLGGLFVLHTLFKKPEAFHYYIAGSPSLHWNQNVMQAEEQEFVARLEQHPVNVKVWIGMGEQEKTHPARNNDKASSLTERLSALNQPGLDIKYTEFEEENHVSVLPFLISRTMRFACSPES, from the coding sequence ATGACGTTTCAGCCCAATCAACCCGCATCTGACCCCCTTAAACATATCGAACGCAGTACCATACAGATTCCGCGCGCCGAACAATGGACCATGAAATCCCGCAACGGCAATCATGCCTATCAGATCATGGTGTTCCAACCGGCAGAAGCGCCACCGCCTTCGGGGTATCCGGTGATCTATCTGCTGGATGCCAACTCTGTGTTCGGAACGATGGTGGAAGCCGTTCGTGTACAGGGACGCAGACCGGAGAAGACCGGAGCACTTCCGGCCATTGTTGTTGGCATTGGATATCCAACGTCAGGCCCTTTTTCGCCGCACCGATACTATGACTTTACCCCGCAGGCCACTACGGAATATACCCGGAAGTCGGACGGAACCCCTTTGCCGGAACAGGGCGGGGCCGATGAGTTCTTGCAGTTTATTGAGGAGGAGCTGAAACCGGATATTGAACAACAGTTCCGGATCGATCGGAGCAGACAGGCCATATTTGGACATTCGCTTGGTGGATTGTTCGTGCTGCATACCTTGTTCAAGAAACCGGAAGCTTTTCACTATTACATTGCAGGCAGCCCTTCGCTTCACTGGAATCAGAACGTCATGCAGGCGGAGGAACAGGAATTTGTCGCACGGCTGGAGCAGCATCCTGTGAACGTCAAGGTGTGGATTGGCATGGGTGAACAGGAGAAGACACATCCTGCGCGCAACAATGATAAGGCTTCGAGTCTTACGGAACGGTTATCTGCGCTGAATCAGCCGGGTCTGGACATTAAATATACCGAGTTTGAAGAAGAGAATCATGTATCCGTATTGCCGTTTCTGATTAGTCGTACGATGCGTTTTGCCTGCAGCCCGGAGTCGTAG